CCCCTGAAGCGGATAGCCGGCTTCCTCGGCATATCGTTGGCAACCGCAAAATGGCGCGTCTTTCATGGCAAGAAACTGTTGCGCGAGCAATTCGAGGCGCTTCAGCAAAGGAAGACTGAAAAATGGAAAGAGAAAAAGAGATAAGAAAATTGGTCAATGTGCTGCTGCAGACCGCGCGCATGGGTTTCCAGTCCGAATGGACTGGTTCCGGAAGCAGTGATGCGGCGGCATTGTGCGTGGATCGCTACAACCGGATCCTGGCATGCCTTAAAGAGCATGAGCCGGAAATCTCGGCTGTGTTTGAGCCGCTGGCAGCCGGCAGTTCACTCACGACGGCAGCCATCGCCTGCCGGCAGCTGGCTTCCTATTTTGAGGACGAGACCGGCTGGTCCTCCCGATGGAAGACCGCTTACAACAGCGCCTGTGACCCGAAAGCCTTTAAGGAATTCTGGCGCAGATCCGCAAAGGACGTTCAGGACCTGGGCGAATACATGCGCGAATGCGCCGAGGAATGGGCCCGGCGCCGGAAGGCCAAAACAGAGGGCGAGCCGCCTGGAGCGCCGTCTCCCCATCGGCCCGAGTGATCTGTGAGCAGGTGTCAGGCCTGGAAAAGCTGCATGATTCAGCTCGATCTGCTGGCGATAGCAGTGCCGGCGGCTTTTGTAGTGGTTGTGTCCATCACGCTCTCTTTGTCGATCACACCTGTCGGACCAGCCACTTCATAATGTCTTTCCATGTGACGATGCCTTCAACGGTTCGGTTGGGCCGAACGATTGGCAGACAGGAGATCTTGCTGTTTAACATCAAAACAGCAGCCTCATTGACGGTATGATCCTTGGATGCTGTGATCAGTCTCCGGCTCATGATTTGGTGCACCCGTTTCTTTAGCGTGCGCAGGTCTTCCGAGCGCTCACCCAGCGTGGAAATGAACGGGCTGACAGCTTTCAATAAATCGCGATCAGAAACCACTCCGACCAAGGTGCCGTCTTCGTCGAGGACCAGAAGATGATGGAAACGAAAACGCTCAAAAATCGCCTGGATGGTTTGGACCTCATCATCCATTCCCACGGTGACGATTTGGGTGGTCATGATCTGTTGGAGAAGTATCTGATTGCCTTGTTCACCCTCCCGGGATGTGTCGACTGGGAGAGTGTCAATCGCTATGCGGTAATGGGGCAAAAGATTTTGAAAAGCGACCCCCATGCCCTCCCCTTCCAGGCGGCGGCTGACCTTGGCTTGTGTCCTGACATCAACCGCGCCAACACTAAAGCGCAGGTTCAAAATCGAACCCTCAGGAAGAGGGTCCAATGTCTCAATCCATGCGCCTGTGACGCTTAAGTTTGTGATCCGGTTGAGGCCGAGATGACCAAGGGCCTCGCACTCCACCTCACAAACGTAAGCAAACCGCCTGGCTCGCCGCAGCTCCGGTTGGGTACTAGCCATGTTTAGCGCTTCTTTCACGAATCAGGATGATCGCCGGCGCCTGATAGGTGCAGCACTCCCTTGGAATCTCACTTGGGCTGACCTGGGGGCTTGCCCGAGAGTGGCTTTTCTGCCCGGGCTTGGTCGGCGAATTGAATGGGGACATTTGCATCCTCGCTACCTACAAGAACGCAAAACAGCGGAAATCGCCTACCTAATATTTTTTGGTCGGGTACGTTAAACAATGGAAGGCTGGAAACCTCTGAAACCGAAGGAGTGAGGTGGCGCACCCGGCCCGACTCGAACGGGCGGCCTGCGGATTCGAAGTCCCTCCAAGAGGTGCTTCGCAAGTCATGCGATTCTGGCGAATTACGCGAATCCCCGCATCATTACAGGCTCCAAATAGGATCTGAGATCGTCCACCTATTCCACCGGAGATCACAGTTGCCACACAATTTCCTACACTGTTCCTACAAGGAGTGCCGCAGAGGGCAAAACAGGCGACTCGGCGTTGACTGATGACCGAGGGGTCCCGGGTTGGTGCGACCCCTTGCCAGGGTGGGTATCGAGATATGGGACCCACCCCACATTCGCACAAGCCCAATTTTTTTGGCCCCAATTCCTTGCGTCCGATGATCGAGCTAAGCGAGCAGGCCTGAGCCCTCGCGGGCCTGCCCTGATCTCCTAAAACGCAATTTTTGCGTCCGAATCGTAACTTCCGATAAGCGGACTATACAACAATTGGCGCAGCGTTTCCCTGCAAGTATCGGTGAAATCAAGGGCAACCGGAGGTAAGGTGTGACTCGGCGTCATTCCAAACTTCCCTGTCACTCTCAATGATTGGCCCATTTGCAGGAGCTGAAATTCGCGCAGAAGACGACAGATTCAGCTTTTGCAGAACGGCGAACCTCACTTATAATGGCTTCCATTGCAATTGATGTCCTTGCAGTGCGTGACTTGCCGTTGCGCAGGCATCTATGCCCGAGATCGGCCAGAGCATTTCGCACTATCGGATTACCGAGAAAATTGGCGCAGGCGGCATGGGCGAAGTCTTCCTCGCTGAAGACACCTCGCTCAATCGCAAGGTCGCCATGAAGTTCCTCCCTCCCGAGATGCAACGCGATGAAACCGCCCACAGGCGGTTCATTCGGGAGGCCCGTTCTGCAGCGGCGCTCGACCATCCCTTCATCTGTCATATCAACGAAGTTGCCAAATCAGGTGACCGGGACGTCATCGTCATGGAATATGTCGAGGGCCAGTCGCTTAAAGACAAGATCCTGCAAGGCCCGCTCCCGGCCGAAGAGGTGCTGACCTTTGGCGTCGAAGTGGCCGACGCCCTCGAAGCCGCCCACGCCAAGGGGATCATCCACCGAGACATCAAACCCGGAAACATCATGCTGACGCAGACCGGGCACGCTAAAGTGATGGACTTCGGGCTGGCGAAACAGTTGGTTGGGTCCGGCGGAACCGAGAGTGCGGCGGACACTGTCACCGCTCTGACCTCGGACGGGAGCACGGTGGGAACACTGGCTTACATGTCGCCCGAGCAGTTGCGCGCGCAGGATGCCGACGGGCGCAGCGACATCTGGGCGCTGGGGGTGACGCTCTTTGAGATGGCGACGGGCACGCGGCCGTTTCATGGCCAAAGCAGCTTTGAGCTGACCTCGGCAATTCTGAACCGGGAACCATGGCCGCTTCCCTCCGAGGTGTCTGCGGAACTGGGCGCGGTAATCGAGCGCTGTCTGCAGAAGGACCCGGGGAAGCGGTATCAGCATGCCGGCGAGGTGCGGGCGGCTCTGGAAAAGATCCGATCGGGAACATCGGACGCCTGGGCGCCATGGCGATACTGGCTGAGGCGTCACCGCTGGCTGGCTCTGGCAGCTGGGATCGTAGCAGTGGTTGCGGTGCTGGCGGCGCTGGATGTGGGCGGCGTCCGCAATCGATTGGTGGGCGTCTTCGCGGGGCCGAAGTATCGCTCGCTGGCCATCCTGCCGCTGGAGAATCGCACCGGTGATCCCGCACAAGAGAATTTCGTTGATGGAATGACCGACACTCTGATCGCGGAGGTGTCGAAGATCCGCCCGCTGAGGGTAACGAACCGCTACTCGGTGATGCGCTACAAGGGGGCGAAGAAGTCACTTCTGGAGATTGCCCGAGACCTGGGAGTGGAAACGGTTATGACGGCCTCGGTGGCACGTGAGGCCGACCGCGTGCGCGTGACGGCCCAGCTGATCGAGGCGGCCACCGACCGGAGCCTGTGGACCGAGACCTACGAGCGTGAACTGGCCGGCATCCTGTGGATTCAGGGCGAGGTGGCGCGCGCTGTCGCCCGGACGATCAGGATCAGACTGGCGCCGCAGGAAGAGGCGCGCCTTGCCGGCAAGCGCGAGGTGAATCCTGCCGCCTATGAAGCCTACCTGAGGGGGATTGGTACCCTGGAGCAAGACGCTCGGACACGACAGCAAGGCATGGCATTTCTTCTTGAGGCGCTGGAGAAGGATCCATCGGATCCGCTGACCAATGCGCGGCTGGCGCTTGGCTACATCTCCCTCTTGCACGGAGAGAATCCTCCTGAAGACGCATTACCGCGAGCGAAAGCGGCAGTCCGGACCGCGCTGGAGCTGGACAGCAACCTGGCTGAGGCGCACGCCGCCTCGGGCATGCTCAAGGGCTACGACGACTGGGACTGGGAGGGCGGAATACGGGAGATGCAACTGGCCCTGGAAATCAACCCCAGCTTTGCTAATGCCCGATACCACCTGGCGTGGTTCTATGTGTTGCTGGGGCGCATAAACGAGGCTATCGCTGAGCATAAGCGCGCCCAGGAAATCGATCCTTTTGTGGCGCAGTATACCTCCCAGTTCGCATGGTTGTACAGGACAATACGCCGGAACGAAGAGGCGATCAAAGAGGCGCAAAAGGTAATCGAAATGTACCCCAACGGTGGGACCATCGCCCACTACGTCCTGGGACTCGT
This sequence is a window from Terriglobia bacterium. Protein-coding genes within it:
- a CDS encoding CBS domain-containing protein, whose protein sequence is MASTQPELRRARRFAYVCEVECEALGHLGLNRITNLSVTGAWIETLDPLPEGSILNLRFSVGAVDVRTQAKVSRRLEGEGMGVAFQNLLPHYRIAIDTLPVDTSREGEQGNQILLQQIMTTQIVTVGMDDEVQTIQAIFERFRFHHLLVLDEDGTLVGVVSDRDLLKAVSPFISTLGERSEDLRTLKKRVHQIMSRRLITASKDHTVNEAAVLMLNSKISCLPIVRPNRTVEGIVTWKDIMKWLVRQV
- a CDS encoding protein kinase → MPEIGQSISHYRITEKIGAGGMGEVFLAEDTSLNRKVAMKFLPPEMQRDETAHRRFIREARSAAALDHPFICHINEVAKSGDRDVIVMEYVEGQSLKDKILQGPLPAEEVLTFGVEVADALEAAHAKGIIHRDIKPGNIMLTQTGHAKVMDFGLAKQLVGSGGTESAADTVTALTSDGSTVGTLAYMSPEQLRAQDADGRSDIWALGVTLFEMATGTRPFHGQSSFELTSAILNREPWPLPSEVSAELGAVIERCLQKDPGKRYQHAGEVRAALEKIRSGTSDAWAPWRYWLRRHRWLALAAGIVAVVAVLAALDVGGVRNRLVGVFAGPKYRSLAILPLENRTGDPAQENFVDGMTDTLIAEVSKIRPLRVTNRYSVMRYKGAKKSLLEIARDLGVETVMTASVAREADRVRVTAQLIEAATDRSLWTETYERELAGILWIQGEVARAVARTIRIRLAPQEEARLAGKREVNPAAYEAYLRGIGTLEQDARTRQQGMAFLLEALEKDPSDPLTNARLALGYISLLHGENPPEDALPRAKAAVRTALELDSNLAEAHAASGMLKGYDDWDWEGGIREMQLALEINPSFANARYHLAWFYVLLGRINEAIAEHKRAQEIDPFVAQYTSQFAWLYRTIRRNEEAIKEAQKVIEMYPNGGTIAHYVLGLVHQDRGRYDEAIAEIQKAAAVNPRWKWALGPTYASAGRTSDARNVVAEMKQQKISGWLAYWFAQVYAALGEKDEAFRWLNYEHPHIWAPWLLKKDFAEMRLLWDDPRFRELQARMHVPQ